Part of the Maridesulfovibrio sp. genome, CTCAAGACAGCTCTAAAATTGATAAATAGTAACCCCATTCAATAAATCTCCCCGCAATCGCGGGGAGATAATTTTTCGCAGGAAGAACCATGGTCAATTTCTTTATCGACAGACCCATTTTTTCGTCCGTTATCTCCATTATTATTACAATGGTGGGCTTGCTGAGTATTTTTACCCTGCCTATTGCCCAGTATCCTGAGATAGCCCCGCCTACGGTACAGATTGCGGCCCAGTACACCGGTGCCAGTGCGGATGTCGTGGAGCAGACTGTTGCGGCCCCCATTGAGGAACAGGTTAACGGTGCGCAGGACATGCTTTACATGAACTCCATCAGCTCCAACGACGGACGTATGGTGCTCAACGTTACTTTTGATCTGGGACGTGATCTTGAACTGGCGACCGTTGATGTTCAGAACAGGGTCAGCCTTGCTACCCCCCAGCTGCCTTCGGAAGTAACCAAGTCCGGGGTAAGTGTTAAGAAGCAGTCTTCAAGCATGATCTGCGTAATTAGCCTCCTTTCACCGGAAGGAACATATGATTCTCTTTTTCTGAACAACTACGCCAAGATTAATCTGTTTGATGCCATTTCCCGTATCCCGGGAGTGGGTAGCGTTTCTCTGTTTGGAGATCAGGATTATGGTATGCGCATCTGGCTTGATCCTGATAAAATGGCCCGGCTGGCAATTACAGCGGATGATATCATAGCCGCAGTACAGGAGCAGAACTTACAGGCTCCTGCTGGTCAGGTTGGGCAGCCCCCGGCAGCTTCCGGCCAGCAGTTCCAGCTCTCTGTCAGGGTTAAGGGACGTCTCAGTGAACCGGAGGAATTCGGCAATATTATCGTTAAAGCCAACCCCGACGGCAGCACCGTACATATTCGTGACGTGGCACGTGTGGAAATGGGGTCAAAATCCTATTCTGCCTTCGGAAGACAGGGTGAAATTGATGCCGCAATGCTGCTGGTTTATCAGTTGCCCGGTGCAAATGCTCTGGATATTGTTGAAAACGTTCGTTCCACGATGAATGAGCTTTCCAAAGATTTCCCCACCGGGATGAAATACGACATTCCTTATGACACCACCTTGTTCGTAACTGCATCTATTGATGAAGTTATGGATACACTTTACGAGGCTATGGCTCTCGTATTCGTAGTTGTCTTCATTTTCCTGCAGAACCTGCGTGCTACCATCGTGCCCATGATTGCGGTGCCGGTTTCACTGGTCGGTACCTTTGCTTTCTTCCAAGTGCTGGGATTCTCCATCAACACCTTGACCCTGTTCGGTATGGTTTTGGCCATCGGTATTGTTGTCGATGATGCTATCGTTGTGGTCGAGGCTGTACAATCCAAGATTGATGAGGAAGGAATGGACGCCAAGACTGCTACCAAGGAAGCCATGAAAGAGGTTTCCGGGCCGATTGTAGCGACCACTGCGGTTCTTATCGCCGTGTTCGTACCAGTGGCTTTTATGGGTGGTATTTCAGGACAGCTGTACAAGCAGTTCGCACTGACTCTCGCAGTGTCCGTTGCCATTTCGTCCATTAACGCGCTTACTTTTTCTCCGGCCATGTCTGCTTTGCTGCTGCGTCCGCAAAAGGATATGCGCGGTCCGTTGGGATGGTTCTTTAAAAAATTCAACAAATATTTCAGTAAAGTCACGTCTGGCTATACTTCCGGGGTCCGTCTGATTCTGCGCAAATCAATTGTTGCGCTGGGAATTTTCGGGGTTCTCATGTTTGGAACATATACCTTGTTCAAAACAGTGCCTACCGGCTTCGTTCCCAACGAGGATCAGGGCTATTTCATGATTAACGTTCAGCTTCCCGAGGGAGCCTCGCTTGAGCGTTCAGATGCGGTTGTTAAACAGGTTGAGGATATTCTGAGAAATGAGCCGGGGGTGAAGACTTATTTTGCACTGGGCGGCTTTAACCTGATTACCGGTGCTTATTCGTCCTACACCTCGACTCTGTTTGCTTCCCTTGATCCATGGGATGAGCGAAAGGATCCGCAACTGCATGTAAATGCCATTCTGCGAAAAGTTCAGCAGAAGGTCCTTGGAATTCAGGAGGCTGTGGTAATTTGCTTCAACCCGCCGCCAATTAACGGCATCGGTTCTACTGGCGGATTGCAGTTTGAACTGCAGGACCGTTCCGGCGGAACAGTTGAAGAGTTGGCGCAGGCTGCGCAGGATTATATGGCCGAGCTGCGCAAGCGTCCTGAACTTACCGGCGTGTTCTCCACTTTCAGTGCCAATGTACCACAGCTCTTTGTTGATGTTGACCGTGATAAGGTCCGCAAGCTTGGTATTCCGCTTAACGAAGTGTTCACAGCAATGCAGACTTTCCTTGGCGGATATTACATTAACGATTTTAACAAGTACGGCAGGACCTATCGGGTTATGGCTCAGGCCGATTCCGAGTTCAGGACCAGTCCTGAGGATGTTTCCAAGTTTTATGTGCGCGGAAATACCGGAAAGATGATTCCTCTTTCCACTCTGTTGAACCAGAAGAAGATCTTCGGTCAGGAGTACATTCAGCGTTACAACTTATTCCGTGCTATTGAAATCACAGCCTCCAACGCTCCCGGTTACAGTACAGGACAGGCCATGGCGGTAATGGAAAAAGTCGCCCGTGATACCCTGCCCAGAGGCTATGGTTTTGATTGGACCAACATCGCCTATCAGGAGAAGAAGTCCGGCGGCGAGATTATTGTAATCTTTGCGCTGGCAGTCATGATGGTCTTTCTCGTGCTTGCTGCGCAGTATGAAAGCTGGATCATCCCGCTGGCGATTGTTTTTGCTGTACCGCTTGGTGTGTTCGGGGCCATATCCGGGCAGTTCCTGCGCGGGCTGGACAACAACGTATATGCCCAGATCGGTTTGATCATGCTTGTCGGCCTTGCCGCGAAGAACGCAATTCTGATTGTTGAGTTCGCTAAGGCCAAGTATGAACAGGGAGCATCCCTTCTCGATGCAGCCGTGCAGGCAGCGCAATTACGTTTCCGGCCGATCCTGATGACTTCTTTTGCGTTTATCCTTGGTGTTGTACCGCTGGTAATAGCTCAGGGGGCCGGTTCTGCCAGCCGTCATGCTCTTGGTACTTCGGTCTTTGCGGGTATGATCGCAGCTACAATTCTCGGGGTGCTTTTTGTGCCGCTGTTCTATGTGACATTGATTAAGATCCAGAACAGGAAGGGATCTGTCGAGAAGGCAGAATCTTCTGAAGAGTAGTTAATAATTCAAGCTTAAATAGAATGGGCCGCCGGAATGTTCCGGCGGCCCATTTTTTTTAGAATCATTAAATTCAATTTTTAGCGTTTCTGTATAGGAAGTAATGCGTCCAGACTGCGCAGGTAATGCCGATGAAACATCCGAAAATTACATCTGAGGGATAATGCTTGCCCACAACAACCCGGCTGATTCCAATCAGCACGGCCAGAATGATAGGAATATATTTTTTGCGTGGCAGGACCAAGGCTATCGTCGTTGTTAATGAAAAGATGCGCAGGGTGTGTCCTGAAGGAAACGAGTTCTGAAGATATTTGCCGGAAAACCAAGTAAAACCGTAGGAACCGTCTTCAAAAAACATTGGCGGACGGCAGCGGCCGAAGAACCATTTAAGTTCGTCTCCGATAAGCATGGCGGTCATGGTTGATAAAGCTATCAGCAGCATAGTTCGGGACCTGTACTTGAGTCCATTAAGCATGGCGTCAATGCTTCCGCCCAGCAGGGCTAAAAAAGAAATGGTTTGGATTGCATGCTTGGAGGCAAGGTCGCTGAGCAGTTTGCCGAGGGTTATTGCAAACGTCCCTTTTAATGAATGGGCGGCTTCGGCTATGGGCAGGTCAAAAGATTGATAAAAGGGAATAATGAGCAGCAGTGTCACAAGTGCAGCAACTGCCGTGCAGAGGGACAACTTTTTGGAATTGTCAATCATGGAAATCCTTCCTTATTAATTCTGCAGATTATTGGGACAAGGGTCAACCGCTGATGCTCCCGTTGAATGGCTGAGGGGAATTTCCACATAAAAATTGGTTCCGTCATCTTGTGATGAATCAAACCAGACTCTTCCACGGAGGTAATTCTCAGTAAATATTTTTACACTGTATGTGCCCAGTCCTCTTCCTTTACCTTTCGTCGAGAAGGATTTTTGGAATATCTGGTGGGCATTCGTCATGGGAATAGTCCCCTTGTTGGAAACAGTGAACAGGGCGTGATTGTTTTTAGTCGTGGCCTTAATCCCGACAGTGCTGTTTGCCGGAGAAGCTTCAATGGCGTTTTTGACCAGATTTTCAATGATGCGGTAAAGGATTCGTTTGTCAGTTGTTAAAGCAAACTCTTCGGTTTCAGATTTTAAGGAGATGTTTTTGTCCTTTGTCATCTGGCTGCCGGTGTATAAAGCGCAGACTGAGTCAAGTACCTGCTTTACGATTACCGGTTCGTTGTTGACCTCGAGCTGTCTGGTCTCGGCGGATAGAAACAGCCTGTGGGCGTCAATTTCATTTGCCATAAAACGTGCCCGGTCCACAATCATCCCTGCCAGATCTCGTTGTTCGCTACTTTCGGAATCTTCTTTGAGTAATGTTCCGGCATTGACTATGCCGTTTACCGCATTCAGAAGGTCATGGAGAAAAACCCTTTCCATCATTTCCTTATGCATACTGTCTGAAATATCCGTCAAATGAACTATAAAAAATTGTTCTTCCCCGATTGTTAATGGGGATGCGTTAACCTTGAGCGTGTATGCCTTGACCTTGTCGTCCACGTGTGACAGCAGCATACAGATCTCCTCAGCACTTTCTCCGGTCATTGCTGTTTGAATTGCTCGCAATGCTCCACATTGTACGCATGGTATCGACTCCCCGCACTTCTTCCCTTGTGCGTTGCAACATCGGAAAAGCTCACCTGGACGGCGTCCGAGAATTTTGTCTGTCCGTTTTTCTCCGGCAACTTCGGAAAGAGTGGGGTTATACAGAATGATTCTTCTGTCACTGTTAAGAATAAAGGCCGGGTTAGGTACGGAGTTTAGTAATTCCGCTGTAACGTCTTTTTTTATCCTCTCGTGTTGATCCAGAATGTCCGAGCTGCAAGGATTGTACTCCTCGGCCGGACTCTTCGGAGAGTATACGTCTTCACTCATGCGATATCCCGTGGTTCTTTCGGATTAGTGGCCCTTATAAAAAAGTAAGGAGTTGCCGTCTCCTTCCATGTAAAGCATGCCGTTTCGTTCCTGCATGGTTTGGACCCTCTCCAATGCCTGCATGAATTTGAACTCCTGCAGGGCTATGTTTTTAGGGCATGCCTTGCGGGTCATTGCCAGCGGTCCGGTATTGAATTGTCCGTTTGTGCGGGAGTACTCGCCGCGAAAGCTGTTGCAGCCGCCGGAACCGTAAATCTTGCCGTTGTCGTCAAGGCGCATCCAGATATGGGTGAATCCTTCGATAGGCTTGCCGTCAATATCTTCTGCAATCCACTTGATGTTAGTGGGGTTTTCATAAACAGGGTAGTAGGTCTGTTTTTGTGCACATCCTGAAATAAATATGAACAAGCAGACAGTTGAAATGGTCAGGATAAGTCTTTTAAAACTAGCAATTGTCATTAAAATATTCCTCCGTAGATTGGATTGTACTGTGAAAGATTCCTTATTGACAGAAAAATATCAAAGAAATTGCCGAAGAATGTTTTTAAAGCCCGCAGAGCATGTAGCCGAGGATCAGGCTGCATTTTTCAATGCATGAAGGGTAGAATTGTTTATGTTGTTTTGTGCGGGAACGGTTCTCTTTGCCGTAATAAAACTCTGCAATTCCCAACGGAATAAATCCGTTGCAGGATGCAAAATTCAGCAGTTTCGGGGCGCAGCAATCCCCTGTTCCTGTGGGAATACCCTTTGCGCCGTATATTATTTCCGGCATGGGACATGTTTCGGAACGGAAATTACGTACTCTGTAGATGGCGTGAATTTCGCGCATCAAGTTTTGCGAAAGCTTTTTGCGTCGGGAAGAAAGTTCTGCATGTTCCGCAGTCCCGGGAGTAAGTCCGG contains:
- a CDS encoding META domain-containing protein, which codes for MTIASFKRLILTISTVCLFIFISGCAQKQTYYPVYENPTNIKWIAEDIDGKPIEGFTHIWMRLDDNGKIYGSGGCNSFRGEYSRTNGQFNTGPLAMTRKACPKNIALQEFKFMQALERVQTMQERNGMLYMEGDGNSLLFYKGH
- a CDS encoding phosphatase PAP2 family protein, giving the protein MIDNSKKLSLCTAVAALVTLLLIIPFYQSFDLPIAEAAHSLKGTFAITLGKLLSDLASKHAIQTISFLALLGGSIDAMLNGLKYRSRTMLLIALSTMTAMLIGDELKWFFGRCRPPMFFEDGSYGFTWFSGKYLQNSFPSGHTLRIFSLTTTIALVLPRKKYIPIILAVLIGISRVVVGKHYPSDVIFGCFIGITCAVWTHYFLYRNAKN
- a CDS encoding multidrug efflux RND transporter permease subunit, whose amino-acid sequence is MVNFFIDRPIFSSVISIIITMVGLLSIFTLPIAQYPEIAPPTVQIAAQYTGASADVVEQTVAAPIEEQVNGAQDMLYMNSISSNDGRMVLNVTFDLGRDLELATVDVQNRVSLATPQLPSEVTKSGVSVKKQSSSMICVISLLSPEGTYDSLFLNNYAKINLFDAISRIPGVGSVSLFGDQDYGMRIWLDPDKMARLAITADDIIAAVQEQNLQAPAGQVGQPPAASGQQFQLSVRVKGRLSEPEEFGNIIVKANPDGSTVHIRDVARVEMGSKSYSAFGRQGEIDAAMLLVYQLPGANALDIVENVRSTMNELSKDFPTGMKYDIPYDTTLFVTASIDEVMDTLYEAMALVFVVVFIFLQNLRATIVPMIAVPVSLVGTFAFFQVLGFSINTLTLFGMVLAIGIVVDDAIVVVEAVQSKIDEEGMDAKTATKEAMKEVSGPIVATTAVLIAVFVPVAFMGGISGQLYKQFALTLAVSVAISSINALTFSPAMSALLLRPQKDMRGPLGWFFKKFNKYFSKVTSGYTSGVRLILRKSIVALGIFGVLMFGTYTLFKTVPTGFVPNEDQGYFMINVQLPEGASLERSDAVVKQVEDILRNEPGVKTYFALGGFNLITGAYSSYTSTLFASLDPWDERKDPQLHVNAILRKVQQKVLGIQEAVVICFNPPPINGIGSTGGLQFELQDRSGGTVEELAQAAQDYMAELRKRPELTGVFSTFSANVPQLFVDVDRDKVRKLGIPLNEVFTAMQTFLGGYYINDFNKYGRTYRVMAQADSEFRTSPEDVSKFYVRGNTGKMIPLSTLLNQKKIFGQEYIQRYNLFRAIEITASNAPGYSTGQAMAVMEKVARDTLPRGYGFDWTNIAYQEKKSGGEIIVIFALAVMMVFLVLAAQYESWIIPLAIVFAVPLGVFGAISGQFLRGLDNNVYAQIGLIMLVGLAAKNAILIVEFAKAKYEQGASLLDAAVQAAQLRFRPILMTSFAFILGVVPLVIAQGAGSASRHALGTSVFAGMIAATILGVLFVPLFYVTLIKIQNRKGSVEKAESSEE
- a CDS encoding ATP-binding protein gives rise to the protein MSEDVYSPKSPAEEYNPCSSDILDQHERIKKDVTAELLNSVPNPAFILNSDRRIILYNPTLSEVAGEKRTDKILGRRPGELFRCCNAQGKKCGESIPCVQCGALRAIQTAMTGESAEEICMLLSHVDDKVKAYTLKVNASPLTIGEEQFFIVHLTDISDSMHKEMMERVFLHDLLNAVNGIVNAGTLLKEDSESSEQRDLAGMIVDRARFMANEIDAHRLFLSAETRQLEVNNEPVIVKQVLDSVCALYTGSQMTKDKNISLKSETEEFALTTDKRILYRIIENLVKNAIEASPANSTVGIKATTKNNHALFTVSNKGTIPMTNAHQIFQKSFSTKGKGRGLGTYSVKIFTENYLRGRVWFDSSQDDGTNFYVEIPLSHSTGASAVDPCPNNLQN